In a single window of the Callithrix jacchus isolate 240 chromosome 1, calJac240_pri, whole genome shotgun sequence genome:
- the ARGLU1 gene encoding arginine and glutamate-rich protein 1 isoform X2 — translation MGRSRSRSSSRSKHTKSSKHNKKRSRSRSRSRDKERVRKRSKSRESKRNRRRESRSRSRSTNTAVSRRERDRERASSPPDRIDIFGRTVSKRSSLDEKQKREEEEKKAEFERQRKIRQQEIEEKLIEEETARRVEELVAKRVEEELEKRKDEIEREVLRRVEEAKRIMEKQLLEELERQRQAELAAQKARERKLACMAAEEHTLQDTGQDSKYSTFNAD, via the exons ATGGGCCGGTCTCGGAGCCGGAGCTCGTCCCGCTCCAAGCACACCAAAAGCAGCAAGCACAACAAGAAGCGCAGCCGGTCCCGGTCACGGTCCCGGGACAAGGAGCGCGTGCGGAAGCGTTCCAAATCTCGGGAAAGTAAACGGAACCGGCGGCGGGAGTCGCGGTCCCGCTCGCGCTCCACCAACACGGCCGTGTCCCGGCGCGAGCGGGACCGGGAGCGCGCCTCGTCCCCGCCCGACCGCATCGACATCTTCGGGCGCACGGTGAGCAAACGCAGCAGCCTGGACGAGAAGCAGAagcgagaggaggaggagaagaaagcgGAGTTTGAGCGGCAGCGAAAAAT TCGACAgcaggaaatagaagaaaaactcaTCGAGGAAGAAACAGCACGAAGAGTGGAAGAATTGGTGGCGAAAAGGGTGGAGGAAGAACTGGAGAAAAGGAAGGATGAAATTGAACGAGAAGTTCTCCGAAGGGTGGAGGAAGCCAAGCGCATCATGGAAAAGCAGTTGCTCGAAGAACTCGAGCGACAGAGACAAGCTGAGCTTGCAGCACAAAAAGCTAGAGAG AGGAAGCTGGCGTGTATGGCAGCCGAGGAGCACACTCTGCAGGACACTGGACAAGACAGTAAATATTCAACTTTTAATGCTGATTAA
- the ARGLU1 gene encoding arginine and glutamate-rich protein 1 isoform X1 — MGRSRSRSSSRSKHTKSSKHNKKRSRSRSRSRDKERVRKRSKSRESKRNRRRESRSRSRSTNTAVSRRERDRERASSPPDRIDIFGRTVSKRSSLDEKQKREEEEKKAEFERQRKIRQQEIEEKLIEEETARRVEELVAKRVEEELEKRKDEIEREVLRRVEEAKRIMEKQLLEELERQRQAELAAQKAREEEERAKREELERILEENNRKIAEAQAKLAEEQLRIVEEQRKIHEERMKLEQERQRQQKEEQKIILGKGKSRPKLSFSLKTQD, encoded by the exons ATGGGCCGGTCTCGGAGCCGGAGCTCGTCCCGCTCCAAGCACACCAAAAGCAGCAAGCACAACAAGAAGCGCAGCCGGTCCCGGTCACGGTCCCGGGACAAGGAGCGCGTGCGGAAGCGTTCCAAATCTCGGGAAAGTAAACGGAACCGGCGGCGGGAGTCGCGGTCCCGCTCGCGCTCCACCAACACGGCCGTGTCCCGGCGCGAGCGGGACCGGGAGCGCGCCTCGTCCCCGCCCGACCGCATCGACATCTTCGGGCGCACGGTGAGCAAACGCAGCAGCCTGGACGAGAAGCAGAagcgagaggaggaggagaagaaagcgGAGTTTGAGCGGCAGCGAAAAAT TCGACAgcaggaaatagaagaaaaactcaTCGAGGAAGAAACAGCACGAAGAGTGGAAGAATTGGTGGCGAAAAGGGTGGAGGAAGAACTGGAGAAAAGGAAGGATGAAATTGAACGAGAAGTTCTCCGAAGGGTGGAGGAAGCCAAGCGCATCATGGAAAAGCAGTTGCTCGAAGAACTCGAGCGACAGAGACAAGCTGAGCTTGCAGCACAAAAAGCTAGAGAG GAGGAAGAACGTGCAAAACGTGAGGAACTAGAGCGAATACTGGAAGAGAATAACCGAAAAATTGCAGAAGCACAAGCCAAACTG GCTGAAGAACAGTTGAGAATTGTTGAAGAACAAAGAAAGATTCATGAGGAAAGGATGAAACTAGAACAAGAACGACAACgtcaacaaaaagaagaacaaaaaattaTCCTGGGCAAGGGGAAGTCCAGACCAAAACTGTCCTTCTCATTAAAAACCCAGGATTAA